Proteins encoded within one genomic window of Methanomassiliicoccales archaeon:
- a CDS encoding SemiSWEET transporter encodes METWTMLGLMAGMLTTVGFVPQIVKGYRTKHMNDVSLTMPILLSLGMTLWFFYGMILADIPIMLWNLIALALNITVIYLILSFRRNQGTMA; translated from the coding sequence ATGGAAACGTGGACAATGCTCGGCCTCATGGCAGGAATGCTTACTACGGTCGGGTTCGTTCCTCAGATCGTCAAAGGCTACCGTACCAAGCACATGAACGACGTGTCCTTGACGATGCCCATCCTGCTGAGCCTGGGCATGACCCTCTGGTTCTTCTACGGCATGATCCTGGCGGATATCCCCATCATGCTGTGGAACCTGATCGCTCTGGCGCTTAACATCACCGTCATCTATCTGATCCTTAGCTTCCGGCGGAACCAGGGCACTATGGCATAG
- a CDS encoding YdeI/OmpD-associated family protein, producing the protein MVIFRTRLIGPGAKGEGPSIVTNAAQSRSLGDLEEVQVKGTINGVSFEGLFISNGDGTHYLNPDRGTLLEAHLNVGDEFVIWVEPLPSPPLELPDDLKEALMHDRSANETFESLPPRRKREHVEYIEDAKMSNTRTARVRRTIERLKEGSS; encoded by the coding sequence ATGGTGATCTTCCGGACACGTCTGATAGGTCCTGGAGCAAAAGGAGAAGGGCCTTCGATCGTTACCAACGCAGCTCAAAGCCGTTCATTAGGAGACCTTGAAGAGGTCCAGGTCAAAGGGACCATCAATGGAGTAAGCTTTGAAGGTTTGTTCATCTCAAACGGGGACGGAACACATTACCTTAACCCTGACCGAGGAACACTGTTAGAGGCGCATTTGAATGTCGGGGATGAATTCGTAATCTGGGTCGAACCATTGCCATCTCCTCCTTTGGAACTTCCGGACGATCTGAAGGAGGCGCTGATGCACGATCGATCCGCCAACGAGACATTCGAGTCGTTGCCTCCTCGGCGTAAACGGGAGCACGTCGAGTATATCGAAGACGCTAAGATGTCTAATACAAGGACAGCGAGGGTCCGTAGAACGATCGAAAGGCTCAAAGAGGGCAGTAGCTGA
- a CDS encoding thioredoxin family protein, which produces MTVKIEVFTSTCGKCKKLEQVVHEAVDEMKIDAEIVKLQDGIQVRERGVTRVPALFVNGKLVLEGRVPLIRETMDIIRDAMNDITYA; this is translated from the coding sequence ATGACAGTTAAAATCGAGGTGTTCACGTCAACCTGCGGCAAATGCAAGAAATTGGAGCAGGTCGTGCACGAGGCGGTCGACGAGATGAAGATCGATGCCGAGATAGTCAAACTCCAAGACGGTATCCAGGTAAGAGAGCGTGGGGTTACACGAGTGCCCGCGCTTTTCGTGAACGGAAAGCTGGTCCTGGAAGGGAGAGTGCCCCTCATCAGGGAGACCATGGACATCATCCGGGACGCCATGAACGACATCACCTATGCGTGA
- a CDS encoding DUF6159 family protein produces MGRLSRGWQLTKLSFSVIGKDKEILLFPVISGIALILMAASFFGVYFIAFGLENLDTYLLAAFFIAFYFVSAFIVVFFNVALVSCAMMRLNGGDPTFSYGIKMASSRLKYILEWALLSATVGLVLQMISSKSGTIGRIIVGMIGFAWSVATYFVVPIIAFEQVGPIKAIKRSASVLKSSWGEALISNLGIGLIFFLLALVGFVPLIIGIVIGGVFAIVTGIIIAVLYWLCLAVLATAVSGVLLTALYRYGTTGKLSEYYSEQVLQNPWRL; encoded by the coding sequence ATGGGAAGGCTCTCAAGAGGTTGGCAGCTCACGAAACTCAGCTTCAGCGTGATCGGTAAGGACAAGGAGATATTGCTCTTTCCCGTCATATCGGGCATAGCCCTCATATTGATGGCCGCATCGTTCTTCGGCGTTTATTTCATTGCCTTCGGGCTGGAGAATCTCGACACATATCTGTTGGCCGCATTCTTCATCGCCTTTTATTTCGTTTCCGCTTTCATCGTCGTGTTCTTCAATGTGGCACTTGTGTCTTGCGCCATGATGCGCCTGAACGGAGGGGATCCGACCTTTTCCTACGGGATAAAGATGGCCTCCTCACGCCTGAAGTACATCCTGGAATGGGCCTTATTGTCGGCCACGGTTGGCCTGGTGCTGCAGATGATCAGCTCCAAGTCTGGAACGATCGGCAGGATCATCGTCGGAATGATCGGTTTCGCCTGGTCGGTGGCAACTTACTTCGTGGTGCCGATAATCGCCTTCGAGCAGGTGGGCCCCATCAAAGCGATCAAGCGCAGCGCCTCCGTGCTGAAGAGCTCATGGGGAGAGGCGCTCATATCGAACCTTGGGATCGGTCTTATATTCTTCCTCCTGGCACTGGTCGGTTTCGTTCCACTGATCATCGGTATTGTAATCGGCGGTGTGTTCGCCATTGTCACAGGGATAATAATCGCCGTCCTATACTGGCTATGTTTGGCGGTGCTGGCAACGGCCGTCAGTGGCGTCCTGCTCACTGCCCTCTACCGTTATGGAACCACAGGGAAGCTGTCGGAATACTATTCCGAGCAGGTCCTGCAAAATCCGTGGAGACTATAG
- a CDS encoding TPM domain-containing protein: MNRSTKIAAIVVIMVMAIIFAVGAFIILQPANADDTSWVPKLDYYVTDDTYVLDEADYNDLDQFCHAVEQNNTCQLAVLIVNGTDYNRVHVGVNDLAIKVFEKNGIGQKGKDNGVLFVLSTADKSWRVVTGKGVEGILSGAKLTELQDSYLIPYLDAPGNYSTGITLFVCSIGLELTNNYVDPGPSPSPYPIDFIPLNGTELVITVVVFLALMVVTRGRAFLWIGLLFGRGGRGGFGGGSTGGGGSKGRF; encoded by the coding sequence ATGAACCGCTCCACCAAGATCGCCGCCATTGTCGTGATCATGGTAATGGCGATCATCTTCGCCGTCGGTGCGTTCATCATCCTACAGCCAGCTAATGCTGACGATACGAGCTGGGTCCCCAAGCTGGACTACTATGTCACTGACGATACATACGTGCTCGATGAAGCGGACTACAACGATCTGGACCAGTTCTGCCACGCCGTAGAACAGAACAACACCTGCCAGCTGGCTGTCCTGATCGTGAACGGCACTGACTACAATAGGGTTCACGTAGGGGTCAACGATCTGGCCATCAAGGTGTTTGAGAAGAACGGCATCGGTCAGAAAGGAAAGGACAACGGCGTCCTTTTCGTTCTATCCACGGCGGACAAGAGCTGGCGGGTCGTCACCGGCAAAGGGGTGGAGGGCATATTGAGCGGCGCTAAACTGACCGAACTTCAGGACTCCTATCTGATCCCATACCTCGATGCTCCCGGCAACTATTCCACTGGCATCACTCTCTTTGTCTGTTCGATCGGGCTGGAGCTGACCAATAACTATGTTGACCCAGGCCCCTCTCCGAGTCCATATCCGATCGACTTCATCCCTCTGAACGGGACGGAACTGGTGATCACCGTTGTGGTCTTCCTCGCGCTGATGGTCGTCACCCGGGGAAGGGCTTTCCTTTGGATCGGCTTGCTTTTCGGAAGGGGCGGACGGGGCGGATTCGGGGGCGGCAGCACCGGAGGCGGGGGTTCGAAGGGACGTTTCTAA
- a CDS encoding cation:proton antiporter, with protein MSSETVLLFDITLMLIVSGVCSIVLKKLKLPTIIGYLIAGFLLGPHIFPEVVIQESTVTIFASMGIVLLMFYIGLELNLRGLKKVASYAMIIVAIEMTMMVVIGYALGLGLGMESAQALFLGVTISCASTAVVLGVIKDNEHMKGRLSRAVTGILIMEDIGLIVILALATPIIGGTTSTSMVETIVIIVSFIGITVVMGLALIPRFMDWVNKHYSGETLFLVAVGIGFGLSLVSSALGLSVAIGAFLAGILISQSTCSKVVERKVEPMKEMFMAIFFISIGLQLDPGLIWAGLPLAITIAVIFIVGKMTSVIIGCYAANFRSRSSFYIAASMVSMGEFTFVVAKVALDGNLIGMDIYSSVIAAAVITMVMLPYISRSSPGVFSWLIKKAPAKMVNTMSRIEGSRLEARESMAKSSKIRSTVHKQIYLIFIDFVLIIGTLLAINLITIIKDFVTAASGSDSIASVVLLVMALIVIIPATIHLAQRISVIAISLSMQSAHERNHSLSAMMRTYRLFMNIGTAISFILLIVLIYPLLPSIKGLPISSFEVVIGVMIVSWLAWDVIDRRYDRVTTALSNSIETGGRESDAEKS; from the coding sequence ATGAGCTCGGAGACCGTACTACTGTTCGATATCACATTGATGCTGATAGTATCGGGTGTATGCTCCATCGTCCTCAAGAAGCTTAAACTTCCCACGATCATCGGCTATCTGATCGCTGGCTTTCTTCTCGGCCCGCATATATTCCCCGAAGTGGTCATACAGGAATCCACCGTAACGATCTTCGCTAGCATGGGTATCGTCTTGCTGATGTTCTATATCGGCCTGGAGCTCAACCTCCGAGGCCTGAAGAAGGTGGCATCCTATGCGATGATCATCGTCGCCATCGAGATGACGATGATGGTGGTGATCGGCTATGCACTGGGATTGGGGCTGGGAATGGAAAGCGCCCAGGCACTGTTCCTGGGAGTCACCATCTCTTGTGCCAGTACCGCTGTGGTTCTGGGGGTCATCAAGGACAACGAGCATATGAAGGGAAGGTTGTCCCGTGCGGTAACTGGCATACTGATAATGGAAGATATCGGACTGATCGTCATACTTGCCTTGGCGACCCCGATCATCGGGGGAACGACCTCCACCTCGATGGTTGAAACGATCGTCATCATCGTCTCTTTCATCGGCATCACGGTCGTCATGGGATTGGCATTGATCCCAAGGTTCATGGACTGGGTGAACAAGCACTATTCGGGGGAGACGCTCTTCCTGGTGGCGGTAGGGATAGGTTTCGGTCTGTCGCTAGTCTCCAGCGCGCTTGGCCTCTCGGTGGCCATCGGTGCCTTCCTGGCTGGCATACTCATCTCACAATCCACATGCTCAAAGGTGGTGGAGAGGAAGGTGGAGCCCATGAAGGAGATGTTCATGGCCATCTTCTTCATCTCCATTGGCCTTCAGCTCGATCCAGGGCTGATCTGGGCGGGTCTACCTCTGGCCATAACCATAGCCGTTATCTTTATCGTCGGGAAGATGACTAGTGTCATCATCGGATGCTATGCTGCGAACTTTAGGTCACGTTCCAGCTTCTATATCGCTGCCAGCATGGTCTCCATGGGTGAGTTCACGTTCGTCGTTGCCAAGGTGGCTCTGGACGGAAATCTGATAGGCATGGACATCTACTCCTCGGTGATCGCGGCGGCGGTGATCACCATGGTGATGCTCCCTTATATTTCCAGATCGTCCCCTGGCGTCTTCAGTTGGCTGATCAAAAAGGCACCGGCCAAGATGGTCAACACCATGTCTCGTATAGAGGGCTCCCGGCTCGAGGCCAGAGAGAGTATGGCCAAATCATCCAAGATAAGATCGACCGTGCATAAGCAGATCTACCTGATCTTCATCGACTTTGTGCTGATAATCGGCACTCTTCTGGCTATCAATCTTATCACCATCATCAAGGATTTTGTAACAGCCGCCTCTGGCAGTGATTCAATTGCCTCCGTCGTCCTGCTGGTCATGGCATTGATCGTGATAATCCCAGCAACGATCCATCTGGCCCAAAGGATCAGTGTTATCGCCATCAGCCTATCGATGCAATCGGCCCATGAACGGAATCACAGCCTTTCGGCAATGATGCGAACCTATCGCTTGTTCATGAACATCGGCACCGCCATATCCTTCATCCTGTTGATCGTCCTGATATACCCGCTGCTGCCGTCCATTAAGGGGTTGCCAATCTCTTCCTTCGAAGTTGTGATAGGAGTGATGATCGTGTCCTGGCTGGCATGGGACGTCATCGACAGACGGTATGACCGGGTAACAACGGCCCTCTCAAATTCGATAGAGACGGGGGGCAGAGAATCGGATGCCGAAAAGAGCTGA
- a CDS encoding MFS transporter codes for MKRGVFFGVPYKVRWIIYLSCFSAVANGYLTMVISAYLPEIGISSSDIGLLLGVNGVGMIITAIPFGILADRIGRKRILVVSLSLIPLTLLIYAFTTDFTFLLIGAITAGAAEGAFLSAWNAMIADLTTVGNRTKAFSMSFIINGGFTSLGFTLPFLIPFLIPVTGWSSFSLHSAFFVFLAALAAISPIMLHRLLKDMKENLRKRIPGEKKLARIKGPYMRRMLKFSIFNSLIGLGAGLVIPLVPTWLYLKYGVPDSLTGPLLAVCSISIGLASLFSGRIAEKYGPVKAIAFTQGTSTIFMLAIPFMPGAAPAAVVYFIRAALMNMAGPILDSYLMGIITPEERGLASAINSIIWRIPNSVSTVIGGLMFAAGMFELPFIIAAILYIVAISAFFINFRNVRPLDEQGEVQRAPL; via the coding sequence ATGAAGAGGGGCGTGTTCTTCGGAGTGCCATATAAGGTCAGGTGGATCATCTATCTTAGCTGCTTCTCCGCAGTGGCCAACGGCTATCTGACCATGGTCATATCGGCATACCTTCCCGAGATTGGCATCAGTTCCTCGGATATCGGCCTGCTGCTGGGAGTGAATGGCGTTGGTATGATCATCACGGCCATACCGTTCGGCATACTGGCGGACCGGATAGGAAGGAAGAGGATCCTGGTGGTCAGCCTTTCGTTGATCCCGCTGACGCTTCTGATATACGCGTTCACCACCGATTTCACATTCCTCTTGATCGGAGCGATCACGGCGGGCGCGGCCGAAGGGGCGTTCCTTTCAGCTTGGAACGCCATGATAGCTGACCTGACCACCGTTGGCAACCGCACCAAGGCCTTCTCCATGTCCTTCATCATCAACGGTGGGTTCACGAGCCTAGGCTTCACCCTGCCGTTCCTTATTCCCTTCCTCATTCCGGTGACTGGATGGAGCTCGTTTTCTCTGCATTCAGCGTTCTTCGTGTTCTTGGCAGCCCTGGCAGCGATATCGCCGATAATGCTCCATCGTCTTCTGAAGGATATGAAAGAGAACCTGCGGAAGCGGATACCCGGGGAAAAGAAGCTGGCCCGGATCAAAGGTCCGTACATGCGCCGGATGCTAAAGTTCTCGATATTCAATAGTCTTATCGGGCTAGGAGCCGGCCTGGTCATTCCGCTCGTGCCGACCTGGCTATACTTGAAGTATGGCGTTCCCGACTCACTGACCGGACCATTGCTGGCCGTGTGCAGCATATCGATCGGATTGGCATCGTTGTTCAGCGGGAGGATCGCGGAAAAGTATGGTCCGGTGAAGGCCATCGCATTCACTCAGGGTACCTCGACGATATTCATGCTGGCGATACCTTTCATGCCTGGAGCTGCGCCAGCTGCTGTCGTTTATTTCATCAGGGCCGCATTGATGAACATGGCCGGTCCGATCCTGGATTCCTATCTGATGGGCATCATCACACCGGAGGAAAGGGGGCTGGCCAGTGCAATCAATTCGATCATTTGGAGGATCCCGAACAGCGTGAGCACAGTGATCGGGGGATTGATGTTCGCTGCCGGCATGTTCGAGCTGCCTTTCATCATCGCCGCCATATTGTACATCGTGGCCATTTCGGCCTTCTTCATCAATTTCCGGAACGTGAGACCATTGGATGAACAAGGCGAAGTGCAGCGCGCTCCGCTGTAG
- a CDS encoding GyrI-like domain-containing protein translates to MNKAKCSALRCSEQHFHCGPGKIINSRSTYFLGDEMTKPKLEERKETDLAYIEYTGRYDSVPWDEFMPRLYGWAKEQRVMSGLHPMGIYFDNPERVPPENCRSEIGITFKGPGKEAGGIKVRHMPVQKVASLSFKGPGSEYRMAYQELERWIDDQGLRGSGPCLEIFSKKPEMIDGVMILYSKILMPVESK, encoded by the coding sequence ATGAACAAGGCGAAGTGCAGCGCGCTCCGCTGTAGCGAACAGCACTTTCACTGCGGCCCCGGAAAGATAATTAACTCCCGTTCAACGTATTTTCTTGGGGATGAAATGACAAAGCCGAAGCTCGAGGAAAGGAAGGAAACGGATCTGGCATATATCGAGTACACGGGTCGATACGATAGCGTGCCCTGGGACGAGTTCATGCCAAGGCTATATGGCTGGGCAAAGGAGCAAAGGGTGATGTCCGGGTTGCACCCGATGGGAATATACTTCGACAATCCCGAGAGAGTACCACCAGAGAATTGCCGAAGCGAGATTGGAATCACCTTCAAGGGGCCGGGCAAGGAGGCGGGGGGTATAAAGGTAAGGCATATGCCCGTCCAGAAGGTCGCGTCGTTATCATTCAAGGGGCCCGGGAGCGAGTATAGAATGGCCTATCAGGAATTGGAGAGATGGATCGATGACCAGGGCCTCAGGGGCTCTGGCCCCTGCTTAGAGATATTCTCCAAGAAGCCGGAGATGATAGACGGGGTGATGATCCTCTATTCAAAGATACTCATGCCTGTCGAATCGAAATGA
- the msrA gene encoding peptide-methionine (S)-S-oxide reductase MsrA has product MDNNLRKAAFAGGCFWHVEADFRQIRGVVDTAVGYEGGNFPNPRYEDTHDGKTGHAETVEVTYDPNVVAYEQLLDAFWEMIDPTQLNRQGPDKGSQYRSIIFYFDEDQKNAAEASKEKLGKSGKYDKPIVTEIVPAMTFWRGEEYHQRYFEKHGMRTCKM; this is encoded by the coding sequence ATGGATAACAATCTTCGCAAAGCAGCTTTCGCAGGCGGTTGTTTCTGGCATGTTGAGGCAGATTTTCGTCAGATCAGGGGCGTAGTGGATACCGCCGTGGGCTATGAGGGAGGTAACTTCCCTAATCCGAGGTACGAGGACACCCACGATGGCAAGACAGGCCACGCCGAGACCGTAGAGGTCACCTATGACCCGAACGTGGTCGCATACGAGCAGTTGCTGGATGCGTTCTGGGAGATGATAGATCCCACTCAACTCAACAGACAGGGCCCGGACAAAGGTAGCCAATATCGCTCGATAATATTCTATTTCGACGAAGACCAAAAGAACGCGGCCGAAGCATCGAAAGAAAAACTGGGAAAATCCGGGAAATATGATAAGCCCATAGTCACGGAAATTGTACCGGCAATGACATTCTGGAGAGGGGAGGAGTACCACCAAAGATATTTCGAAAAGCATGGCATGCGAACTTGCAAGATGTGA
- a CDS encoding SPFH domain-containing protein produces MSLIGADTFKWEDQDKRLNIMFRMNRNIKYGDNVVVREDEIAAFYRDGKVLAYMDRPDRYALTDLNAPIVGKLVKALSGAQQQAELIYLQKRAFDGKFGSKQPFQFRDKEFGMVNLRVFGEFRYKVSNPENFVNQFVGTLNFATSAEIEERIKEQMVLLIYAALGDMKNQGMGVADLASNLPNIEQVVLSKTNDHFALYGVGIDKISGLYVSLPDEVQKAVDTRASMQITGTNYAQYQSGQAMREAASNPSGGAAAAGVGVGAGIGMGYTMVDAMRSAQQQPAAGTQPPAPQQVLLCPKCGAANDVGAKFCNSCGTKLIVETIPCPKCGAKVSPDAKFCPECGNPMKATKKCPKCGTESPGSAKFCPECGTTF; encoded by the coding sequence ATGAGCTTAATAGGCGCTGACACTTTCAAGTGGGAGGACCAGGACAAGCGTCTGAACATCATGTTCCGCATGAACCGGAACATCAAGTACGGCGACAACGTGGTCGTCCGAGAGGACGAGATCGCCGCATTCTACCGGGACGGGAAGGTCCTGGCGTACATGGACCGGCCGGACAGGTATGCGCTCACCGACCTGAACGCCCCCATCGTGGGCAAGCTGGTCAAAGCATTGTCCGGTGCACAGCAGCAGGCTGAACTGATCTATCTGCAGAAACGCGCCTTTGACGGCAAGTTCGGTTCGAAACAACCGTTCCAGTTCCGTGACAAGGAGTTCGGGATGGTCAACCTCAGGGTCTTCGGCGAGTTCAGGTACAAGGTCTCCAACCCGGAGAATTTCGTGAACCAGTTCGTGGGCACGCTCAACTTTGCCACCAGCGCCGAGATCGAGGAGCGCATCAAGGAGCAGATGGTGCTGCTGATCTATGCCGCCCTCGGCGACATGAAGAACCAGGGAATGGGGGTGGCGGACCTGGCCAGCAACCTGCCCAACATCGAGCAGGTGGTCCTGTCCAAGACCAACGACCACTTCGCCCTTTATGGAGTAGGCATCGACAAGATCTCCGGGCTATATGTCTCACTGCCGGACGAGGTGCAGAAAGCGGTGGACACACGCGCCTCGATGCAGATCACCGGCACGAACTATGCCCAGTATCAGAGCGGCCAGGCCATGCGGGAGGCGGCATCGAACCCCTCCGGCGGGGCGGCCGCAGCCGGCGTGGGCGTGGGGGCAGGCATCGGCATGGGCTACACCATGGTGGATGCCATGAGGAGCGCGCAGCAGCAGCCGGCAGCCGGGACGCAGCCGCCCGCACCTCAGCAGGTCCTGCTCTGCCCGAAGTGCGGCGCAGCGAACGACGTGGGAGCCAAGTTCTGCAACTCATGCGGCACCAAGCTGATCGTCGAGACGATCCCTTGCCCCAAGTGCGGCGCCAAGGTGAGCCCCGATGCCAAGTTCTGCCCCGAGTGCGGCAACCCGATGAAGGCCACCAAGAAGTGCCCCAAGTGCGGCACGGAGTCCCCTGGTTCGGCAAAGTTCTGCCCCGAGTGCGGAACGACCTTCTGA
- a CDS encoding thioredoxin family protein: MALKIEVFTSTCAKCKMLDVVVRTAVQEMEIDADIKNVHDAILTKERGVSRVPALFINNKLILEGRVPTVTEMKGIIKDEMMDATYA, from the coding sequence ATGGCGTTAAAGATCGAGGTTTTCACATCCACCTGCGCAAAATGCAAGATGCTGGACGTTGTGGTCAGAACTGCAGTGCAGGAAATGGAGATCGATGCCGACATAAAGAACGTTCATGATGCCATCCTCACCAAGGAAAGAGGGGTTTCCAGAGTCCCTGCCCTGTTCATCAATAACAAGCTGATCCTTGAAGGACGGGTACCGACAGTGACGGAAATGAAAGGCATAATCAAGGACGAGATGATGGACGCCACCTATGCTTGA
- a CDS encoding LemA family protein, which yields MADGSGINKKIIYKIIAVGLVVIILLWTVLAYNGLVGKDQNVNAKLSEIKNSYTKKISVLPAMLNQTSVYMNYESSLLTNITALRSQWMNESKGGASAAELSNTSEQLDSQLNKIVLTWENYPDLKADALVSKYMGEIVNQEEQLSYSRTNYNTAVRDYNTAIGSFPNNLLAGTFGFGDKSYWGTGINDGTAINL from the coding sequence ATGGCAGATGGGTCTGGCATCAACAAAAAGATCATTTACAAGATCATCGCGGTCGGACTTGTCGTCATCATCTTGTTGTGGACGGTCCTGGCATACAACGGACTGGTCGGGAAGGACCAGAACGTTAACGCGAAACTGTCGGAGATCAAGAACAGTTACACGAAAAAGATCAGCGTTCTGCCGGCCATGCTAAATCAAACCAGTGTCTACATGAACTACGAGTCCAGTCTCCTCACTAACATCACTGCTCTAAGATCACAATGGATGAACGAATCCAAAGGCGGAGCTTCTGCGGCTGAACTTTCTAACACTAGCGAACAGCTCGATTCCCAGTTGAACAAGATCGTTCTGACCTGGGAGAACTACCCTGACCTGAAGGCCGATGCACTGGTCAGTAAGTACATGGGCGAAATCGTCAACCAGGAAGAGCAGCTGTCTTATTCCAGGACGAACTACAACACGGCCGTGAGGGATTACAACACCGCCATCGGGTCCTTCCCTAACAACCTGCTCGCAGGGACGTTCGGCTTCGGCGACAAGTCCTATTGGGGCACCGGGATCAACGATGGTACCGCGATTAACCTCTGA
- a CDS encoding zinc ribbon domain-containing protein, giving the protein MASIKCPKCAAPVEFDSKDKFVQCTYCGSLIYLDRSGAGFYYAVPFMIDQNNAIGTFRRWASGPTKAKDLDKFAQVVGAKKEYFPVYLFKRDVNGIEEVQVEPAGSTTLPGLHSLKVPAGDMKVFDNKFDTGGAELIKPDIEMSTYLSNLPGKPKEQALVYFPIWTIDYVFDQKRYKVVVSATSGEVFASEFPTRSSASYLLVAIVGFVVFIAEGLLAAVNSMKYLGIAVLLMAVTVLAVFGIAYYVAKRM; this is encoded by the coding sequence ATGGCCAGCATCAAATGTCCCAAGTGTGCGGCACCGGTGGAGTTCGACTCCAAGGATAAGTTCGTCCAGTGCACCTACTGCGGATCGTTGATCTACCTCGACCGGAGCGGGGCCGGGTTCTATTACGCGGTCCCGTTCATGATCGACCAGAACAACGCCATCGGCACTTTCAGGCGCTGGGCCAGCGGCCCGACCAAGGCCAAGGACCTGGACAAGTTCGCTCAGGTGGTGGGGGCGAAGAAGGAATACTTCCCGGTCTACCTTTTCAAGCGTGACGTCAATGGCATAGAGGAGGTCCAGGTGGAGCCGGCAGGTTCCACGACGTTGCCCGGACTGCATAGCCTCAAGGTCCCGGCCGGGGACATGAAGGTGTTCGACAACAAGTTCGACACCGGAGGGGCAGAGCTGATCAAACCCGACATCGAGATGTCCACGTACCTCAGCAACCTGCCTGGCAAACCGAAAGAACAGGCTTTGGTCTATTTCCCCATCTGGACCATTGACTACGTGTTCGATCAGAAGCGTTACAAGGTGGTGGTCAGCGCGACCTCGGGAGAGGTTTTCGCCTCAGAGTTCCCCACGCGAAGTTCGGCCTCATATCTGCTGGTGGCCATCGTCGGTTTCGTGGTCTTCATTGCGGAGGGGCTGCTGGCGGCGGTGAACAGCATGAAGTATCTGGGCATCGCCGTCCTTTTGATGGCGGTCACGGTCCTGGCCGTGTTCGGGATCGCTTATTACGTGGCAAAGAGGATGTGA
- a CDS encoding zinc-ribbon domain-containing protein, with product MGVSPPFLHSNNCILWPTINYPTLGNCLSVTSNTCHSCGREMAKDMMFCPYCGSKVQADESTVGYAGNERVEGVIPLAVAKDGPDEGKLFTLVITKMRLLFAKVTDEDSGRIQRASGSLLMGGAILDPERHRKTMGAYSIRYLMMDPETILAESTANERLKLTDVKSVKISSEEDTEGNQSYLLTIETDLGSRRFQIPTDKDSRDLLISTFGSKVHW from the coding sequence ATGGGGGTATCCCCTCCATTTCTCCATTCAAATAATTGCATACTATGGCCGACAATTAATTATCCGACCCTGGGCAATTGCCTTTCCGTGACATCGAACACGTGCCATTCCTGCGGAAGGGAAATGGCCAAGGATATGATGTTCTGCCCCTACTGCGGTTCAAAGGTCCAGGCCGATGAATCTACCGTTGGATATGCCGGAAATGAGAGGGTCGAAGGTGTGATACCCCTGGCCGTGGCAAAGGATGGACCGGACGAGGGAAAACTTTTCACACTGGTCATCACAAAAATGCGATTATTGTTCGCCAAGGTCACGGACGAGGATTCCGGAAGGATTCAAAGAGCATCCGGGTCCCTGCTCATGGGTGGAGCAATTCTCGATCCAGAACGGCACCGAAAGACAATGGGCGCATATTCCATAAGGTACCTTATGATGGACCCGGAAACTATTCTGGCGGAATCCACGGCCAACGAACGACTGAAGTTGACCGATGTAAAATCGGTCAAGATTTCCTCTGAGGAAGATACGGAAGGAAACCAGTCGTACCTATTGACCATCGAAACGGATCTCGGGTCAAGGAGGTTTCAGATCCCGACCGATAAGGATTCGAGAGACCTTCTTATCTCTACGTTCGGTTCAAAGGTCCATTGGTGA